Within Aspergillus oryzae RIB40 DNA, chromosome 2, the genomic segment aagaagagcttgaggTGCTGTATGATGCATACTATGAAGAGCTGGAACAATAcgccaacaacaatcaaggaTCGTTTGAGAAAGGTGCACCGATTGTCCCCCCACCCCGACTCTATCAACCACCGCTGCGATCGCCCGGACAACATACTCGGACACATGGTCAATATCACCCCTCAAGAGGTCGCATTCACGAGTTGCctgaggatggtgaagacttggaggaagattacgacgaggatgatgaggacgatgaacCGTACAGTGATGACGActtcgaagacgaagaaacGCGTGCAGCTCGCGCAGatttctttgcctttgggAACAGCTTAACTGTCAAAGGTAAGACGAAACAGACGCCAattcattttgttttttctcttatGGAGCATGCGAGCTGATTTCATTCACTTTTATGTTCGCTCAGACGGGATTCTCACAGTTGCAGACGATCTCTTAAAGAATGACGGGAAGCATTTTATCGATATGATGGAGCAACTGGCCGAACGTCGAATgcaacgagaagaagatacaCAGTACGGAATAGCCGCAGCTCATCAGTCCCTCCATAGCGGTCATAATCATGGTCCTTATGACGATGAGGAttatgatgacgaagaggatgacgactaCGATAgtcaggaggaagaagactaTGAGGAGGACGAGATGGTCTGTCCTGGAGTCAACTATTTCCCCGACAACGTGTTGCAGTGCAAGCTGACACATTGTTCTCAGGATGCTATGACGGAGGAGCAACGGATGGAGGAAGGCCGGCGAATGTTCCAGATATTTGCAGCTCGAATGTTCGAACAGCGCGTATTAACTGCCTACCGAGAGAAGGTTGCCGAGCAACGCCAGCAGAAGCTAATTGAGGAACTCATGGAGGAACAGACCCGCAACGAACAACGAAATGCCAAGAAAGCTCGAGAagcggagaagaggaaagagaagaaacgtCTTCAGAAACAAGccaaagacgaggaaaaggCACGAAGGGAAGCAGAGAAGGCCGCAGAGGAAGCCGCAGCTAAAGCTGAGCATGAGAAGAAGTTAGAggaacagaggaagaagcgaGAAGAGCAACGAAAGAAGCGAGAAGCCGAGCGGAAGGcccaggaggaggagcgCGCGAAAAAGGAAGCGGATAGACAACGGCGACTGcgcgaagaaagagaacgaCAAGCGGATGCAGAACGAAAGCAAcgggagcagaaggagcaagagaagaaacggCGAGAAGAGGCCCGGAGAAAGGAGCGGGAGGAACGTGAGTCgcgagagaagaaggcgaaagaAGAGCGCGAGCGCAAGGCCCGTGAGGAGCAAGCAAAGAAGGCTGGGCAAGACCCTCAAGAGCGTAAACGTTTATCGCAACAAGGACCGGTACCTATTGCATCGAATCTGCACTATCCAGGACTTCCGGGTCACCTTCAGTCTCCGCACTACCAAGCTGCTACACCAGTTGTACCTCAGGCGCCTACTCCGGTCAAGGCCCGTCAGCCATCCCAGCAAGACTCCCACACATCCTC encodes:
- a CDS encoding putative stress response protein Nst1 (predicted protein); protein product: MEEQTRNEQRNAKKAREAEKRKEKKRLQKQAKDEEKARREAEKAAEEAAAKAEHEKKLEEQRKKREEQRKKREAERKAQEEERAKKEADRQRRLREERERQADAERKQREQKEQEKKRREEARRKEREEPNVTVLYSAWWLSTRTYQTTVRLI